In a genomic window of Piliocolobus tephrosceles isolate RC106 chromosome 1, ASM277652v3, whole genome shotgun sequence:
- the KLHDC8A gene encoding kelch domain-containing protein 8A, translating into MEVPNVKDFQWKRLAPLPSRRVYCSLLETGGQVYAIGGCDDNGVPMDCFEVYSPEADQWTALPPLPTARAGVAVTALGKRIMVIGGVGTSQLPLKVVEMYNIDEGKWKKRSMLREAAMGISVTAKDYRVYAAGGMGLDLRPHSHLQHYDMLKDMWVSLAPMPTPRYAATSFLRGSKIYVLGGRQSKYAVNAFEVFDIETRSWTKFPNIPCKRAFSSFVTLDSHLYSLGGLRQGRLYRQPKFLRTMDVFDMEQGGWLKMERSFFLKKRRADFVAGSLSGRVIVAGGLGNQPTVLETAEAFHPGKNKWEILPAMPTPRCACSSIVVKNCLLAVGGVNQGLSDAVEALCVSDS; encoded by the exons ATGGAGGTGCCTAACGTCAAGGACTTCCAGTGGAAGCGCCTAGCGCCACTGCCCAGCCGCCGGGTCTACTGCTCCCTGCTGGAGACCGGGGGCCAGGTCTATGCCATCGGGGGATGTGACGACAACGGTGTCCCCATGGACTGCTTCGAGGTCTACTCCCCCGAGGCCGACCAGTGGACTGCCTTGCCCCCGCTGCCCACAGCCCGGGCGGGGGTGGCCGTCACCGCCCTGGGGAAGCGGATCATGGTGATCGGGGGTGTGGGCACCAGTCAGTTGCCCCTGAAGGTCGTGGAGATGTACAACATCGATGAGGGCAAGTGGAAGAAGAGGAGCATGCTGCGTGAGGCCGCCATGGGCATTTCTGTCACGGCCAAAG ATTACCGAGTATATGCAGCAGGCGGGATGGGCCTGGACCTACGTCCACACAGCCACCTCCAACACTATGACATGCTGAAGGACATGTGGGTGTCGCTAGCACCCATGCCCACCCCGAGATATGCTGCCACCTCCTTCCTCCGAGGCTCCAAGATCTACGTGCTGG GGGGACGACAGTCCAAGTACGCAGTCAACGCTTTCGAGGTCTTTGACATCGAGACTCGCTCCTGGACCAAGTTTCCCAACATTCCCTGTAAGCGGGCCTTCTCCAGCTTTGTGACCCTGGACAGTCACTTGTACAGCCTGGGAGGCCTGCGGCAAGGTCGCCTCTACCGGCAGCCCAAGTTCCTGCGGACGATGGACGTGTTTGACATGGAACAGG GGGGATGGCTGAAGATGGAACGATCGTTCTTCCTCAAGAAGCGGCGGGCAGACTTTGTGGCTGGCTCTCTGAGTGGACGGGTCATAGTGGCTGGGGGACTTG GGAATCAACCCACTGTCCTGGAGACGGCGGAAGCATTCCACCCAGGGAAGAACAAATGGGAGATCCTCCCTGCCATGCCCACACCCCGCTGTGCCTGCTCCAGCATAGTCGTCAAGAACTGCCTCCTCGCCGTGGGAGGTGTCAACCAGGGTCTGAGTGACGCAGTGGAGGCCCTGTGTGTCTCTGACTCCTAG